A genomic region of Oncorhynchus mykiss isolate Arlee chromosome 2, USDA_OmykA_1.1, whole genome shotgun sequence contains the following coding sequences:
- the LOC118937736 gene encoding transcription elongation factor SPT6 homolog: MRERHYSLLPALWLFVVTLPCLFLCNERTWCWRCQGGLGQSDRTGCWRCQGGLGQSDRTGCWGCQGGLGQSDRTGCWRCQGGLGQSDRTGCWRCQGGLGQSDRTGCWGCQGGLGQSDRTGCWGCQGGLGQSDRTGCWRCQGGLGQSDRTGCWRCQGGLGQSDRTGCWRCQGGLGQSDRTGCWGCQGGLGQSDRTGCWGCQGGLGQSDRTGCWRCQGGLGQSDRTGCWRCQGGLGQSDRTGCWGCQGGLGQSDRTGCWGCQGGLGQSDRTGCWRCQGGLGQSDRTGCWRCQGGLGQSDRTGCWRCQ; this comes from the exons atgagagagagacactacagtCTACTGCCAGCCCTGTGGCTGTTTGTTGTCACTCTGCCATGTTTGTTCCTATGTAACGAGAGAACATGGTGCTGGAGGTGTCAAGGAGGATTAGGTCAGTCTGACAGAACAGGGTGCTGGAGGTGTCAAGGAGGATTAGGTCAGTCTGACAGAACAGGGTGCTGGGGGTGTCAAGGAGGATTAGGTCAGTCTGACAGAACAGGGTGCTGGAGGTGTCAAGGAGGATTAGGTCAGTCTGACAGAACAGGGTGCTGGAGGTGTCAAGGAGGATTAG GTCAGTCTGACAGAACAGGGTGCTGGGGGTGTCAAGGAGGATTAGGTCAGTCTGACAGAACAGGGTGCTGGGGGTGTCAAGGAGGATTAGGTCAGTCTGACAGAACAGGGTGCTGGAGGTGTCAAGGAGGATTAGGTCAGTCTGACAGAACAGGGTGCTGGAGGTGTCAAGGAGGATTAGGTCAGTCTGACAGAACAGGGTGCTGGAGGTGTCAAGGAGGATTAG GTCAGTCTGACAGAACAGGGTGCTGGGGGTGTCAAGGAGGATTAGGTCAGTCTGACAGAACAGGGTGCTGGGGGTGTCAAGGAGGATTAGGTCAGTCTGACAGAACAGGGTGCTGGAGGTGTCAAGGAGGATTAGGTCAGTCTGACAGAACAGGGTGCTGGAGGTGTCAAGGAGGATTAGGTCAGTCTGACAGAACAGGGTGCTGGGGGTGTCAAGGAGGATTAGGTCAGTCTGACAGAACAGGGTGCTGGGGGTGTCAAGGAGGATTAGGTCAGTCTGACAGAACAGGGTGCTGGAGGTGTCAAGGAGGATTAGGTCAGTCTGACAGAACAGGGTGCTGGAGGTGTCAAGGAGGATTAGGTCAGTCTGACAGAACAGGGTGCTGGAGGTGTCAATGA
- the LOC110507612 gene encoding chromatin target of PRMT1 protein isoform X1: MLLFHCNISVSLLSVSTGMFQQTDAMTSPTEKIVLKSTSTVSLNDRFTTMLNNKQLEPVAVRVNMQQQQVASVRNRILALQMENRTSVQAALQPKSLKQRLGKGDVLARLGRPMGTLMRGATRSQGFAVRGLRGMHRGGFGVCGNNRRGFFRGGYAFRGVNQMRARGGVTKLRFRQGLRLQGGQLNDAGVLVSCGARNELGLRGRGRGAGLGLRGRGWFRGMGKPEKIPTKEELDNQLDNYMSMTKSHLDAELDSYMAMAGSDYME, encoded by the exons ATGCTTTTGTTCCATTGCAATATATCGGTCTCCCTATTGAGTGTCTCCACAGGAATGTTTCAGCAAACAGACGCAATGACTTCACCAACAGAGAAAATCGTGCTGAAAAGCACCTCAACAGTTTCCCTCAACGATCG CTTCACGACCATGCTGAACAACAAGCAGCTGGAGCCAGTGGCTGTACGAGTCAACATGCAGCAGCAGCAAGTGGCCAGTGTCCGCAACAGGATATTGGCTCTGCAGATGGAGAACAGGACCTCTGTGCAGGCTGCCCTGCAGCCCAAG AGCCTGAAGCAGCGCCTGGGGAAGGGCGATGTCCTGGCAAGGCTAGGTCGGCCCATGGGGACCCTGATGCGGGGGGCCACCAGAAGCCAAGGGTTTGCTGTACGGGGACTGCGAGGAATGCATCGAGGAGGTTTCGGAGTGTGTGGAAACAACAGAAGGGGCTTTTTTAGAGGTGGCTATGCTTTCAGAG GTGTGAATCAGATGCGTGCCCGGGGAGGGGTGACTAAGCTTAGGTTTCGTCAGGGCTTGAGGTTGCAAGGTGGCCAGCTGAACGATGCTGGAGTGCTGGTTAGCTGCGGAGCCAGGAATGAACTGGGCCTGAGAGGAAGAG GCAGAGGAGCTGGTCTGGGCTTGCGGGGCCGGGGATGGTTCCGAGGCATGGGCAAACCTGAAAAAATCCCCACCAAAGAGGAGCTGGACAACCAACTAGACAACTACATGTCAATGACCAAGAGCCACCTAGACGCAGAGCTGGATTCCTACATGGCCATGGCAGGCTCCGACTACATGGAGTAG
- the LOC110507612 gene encoding chromatin target of PRMT1 protein isoform X2, whose product MFQQTDAMTSPTEKIVLKSTSTVSLNDRFTTMLNNKQLEPVAVRVNMQQQQVASVRNRILALQMENRTSVQAALQPKSLKQRLGKGDVLARLGRPMGTLMRGATRSQGFAVRGLRGMHRGGFGVCGNNRRGFFRGGYAFRGVNQMRARGGVTKLRFRQGLRLQGGQLNDAGVLVSCGARNELGLRGRGRGAGLGLRGRGWFRGMGKPEKIPTKEELDNQLDNYMSMTKSHLDAELDSYMAMAGSDYME is encoded by the exons ATGTTTCAGCAAACAGACGCAATGACTTCACCAACAGAGAAAATCGTGCTGAAAAGCACCTCAACAGTTTCCCTCAACGATCG CTTCACGACCATGCTGAACAACAAGCAGCTGGAGCCAGTGGCTGTACGAGTCAACATGCAGCAGCAGCAAGTGGCCAGTGTCCGCAACAGGATATTGGCTCTGCAGATGGAGAACAGGACCTCTGTGCAGGCTGCCCTGCAGCCCAAG AGCCTGAAGCAGCGCCTGGGGAAGGGCGATGTCCTGGCAAGGCTAGGTCGGCCCATGGGGACCCTGATGCGGGGGGCCACCAGAAGCCAAGGGTTTGCTGTACGGGGACTGCGAGGAATGCATCGAGGAGGTTTCGGAGTGTGTGGAAACAACAGAAGGGGCTTTTTTAGAGGTGGCTATGCTTTCAGAG GTGTGAATCAGATGCGTGCCCGGGGAGGGGTGACTAAGCTTAGGTTTCGTCAGGGCTTGAGGTTGCAAGGTGGCCAGCTGAACGATGCTGGAGTGCTGGTTAGCTGCGGAGCCAGGAATGAACTGGGCCTGAGAGGAAGAG GCAGAGGAGCTGGTCTGGGCTTGCGGGGCCGGGGATGGTTCCGAGGCATGGGCAAACCTGAAAAAATCCCCACCAAAGAGGAGCTGGACAACCAACTAGACAACTACATGTCAATGACCAAGAGCCACCTAGACGCAGAGCTGGATTCCTACATGGCCATGGCAGGCTCCGACTACATGGAGTAG
- the LOC110507612 gene encoding chromatin target of PRMT1 protein isoform X3 translates to MLNNKQLEPVAVRVNMQQQQVASVRNRILALQMENRTSVQAALQPKSLKQRLGKGDVLARLGRPMGTLMRGATRSQGFAVRGLRGMHRGGFGVCGNNRRGFFRGGYAFRGVNQMRARGGVTKLRFRQGLRLQGGQLNDAGVLVSCGARNELGLRGRGRGAGLGLRGRGWFRGMGKPEKIPTKEELDNQLDNYMSMTKSHLDAELDSYMAMAGSDYME, encoded by the exons ATGCTGAACAACAAGCAGCTGGAGCCAGTGGCTGTACGAGTCAACATGCAGCAGCAGCAAGTGGCCAGTGTCCGCAACAGGATATTGGCTCTGCAGATGGAGAACAGGACCTCTGTGCAGGCTGCCCTGCAGCCCAAG AGCCTGAAGCAGCGCCTGGGGAAGGGCGATGTCCTGGCAAGGCTAGGTCGGCCCATGGGGACCCTGATGCGGGGGGCCACCAGAAGCCAAGGGTTTGCTGTACGGGGACTGCGAGGAATGCATCGAGGAGGTTTCGGAGTGTGTGGAAACAACAGAAGGGGCTTTTTTAGAGGTGGCTATGCTTTCAGAG GTGTGAATCAGATGCGTGCCCGGGGAGGGGTGACTAAGCTTAGGTTTCGTCAGGGCTTGAGGTTGCAAGGTGGCCAGCTGAACGATGCTGGAGTGCTGGTTAGCTGCGGAGCCAGGAATGAACTGGGCCTGAGAGGAAGAG GCAGAGGAGCTGGTCTGGGCTTGCGGGGCCGGGGATGGTTCCGAGGCATGGGCAAACCTGAAAAAATCCCCACCAAAGAGGAGCTGGACAACCAACTAGACAACTACATGTCAATGACCAAGAGCCACCTAGACGCAGAGCTGGATTCCTACATGGCCATGGCAGGCTCCGACTACATGGAGTAG